A window from Candidatus Nitrosotenuis uzonensis encodes these proteins:
- a CDS encoding type II/IV secretion system ATPase subunit gives MNRRFSFEIINHHAELSSLQIIDSYKVNGCQIYITQDGQYLIIEPPLTKDVHSMYSQIMEYLYHSLEPLDGTDDPIKYVEDHIWKEAEQQAVTGLLSEHFQSLRYYLVRDILGYGILDVLMRDENVEEITVERFDRNVGLVHRKHTEFNILNTNFQFGSFDLMNSFIQRLVQKSGNSVTTAMPIMNAMTKDGDRITVTYGNEISLPGPTIDIRKFTRAPLTIAHLLRMEALDELITAYLWMLIDAKSFGLVIGETGSGKTTLINALIGMSNPRWKIVTIEETPELKIPHYRWVRLVTRSSPMITRSNFDITIMDLIKASLRMRPDFEVVGEVRGQEAQYLFQSAATGHGGLTSFHASGAESALNRLSSEPINIKTGQHMLLWYILHMTRLRDQNGNFVRKVISIKEVLSKSNSISFNEIFSYDRKTGLYDTRNIAHLLEKSVKVYDAAKILNVEPEEDLQSRISFLTRLKHAQTSNNNACLDISQYYSK, from the coding sequence ATGAATAGGAGGTTCAGCTTTGAGATAATAAACCATCATGCGGAGCTGTCTAGCTTACAGATAATTGATTCCTACAAGGTCAATGGCTGCCAGATTTACATCACTCAAGACGGACAATACCTGATAATTGAGCCTCCTCTTACCAAGGATGTTCATTCCATGTATTCTCAGATTATGGAATATCTTTATCATTCTCTAGAGCCGCTGGATGGTACCGATGATCCCATCAAATATGTCGAAGACCACATCTGGAAAGAAGCAGAACAACAAGCAGTAACAGGCCTTCTATCAGAACACTTTCAGAGTCTTAGATACTATCTTGTTCGTGACATACTAGGGTATGGTATTCTAGATGTTTTAATGAGGGATGAAAATGTCGAAGAAATCACCGTTGAACGATTTGACAGAAATGTAGGTTTGGTTCACCGCAAGCATACAGAGTTTAACATATTGAACACAAATTTCCAGTTCGGAAGTTTTGATCTTATGAATTCGTTCATACAGAGATTGGTACAAAAATCTGGAAATTCTGTCACTACGGCTATGCCCATAATGAACGCAATGACAAAGGATGGAGACAGGATAACTGTAACTTATGGAAATGAAATCTCCTTACCTGGTCCTACAATTGATATTAGAAAATTTACGCGAGCGCCACTGACCATAGCACATCTTCTGCGAATGGAAGCTCTTGATGAGCTGATTACAGCCTATCTTTGGATGTTAATTGATGCCAAATCGTTCGGTCTTGTGATTGGTGAGACGGGTTCTGGTAAGACCACTCTTATCAATGCACTCATCGGTATGTCAAACCCACGCTGGAAGATTGTCACAATAGAGGAAACGCCAGAGTTAAAGATTCCGCATTACCGCTGGGTCAGACTTGTTACGAGATCGTCCCCCATGATCACTAGGTCAAATTTTGATATTACAATAATGGATTTGATCAAGGCATCACTTAGAATGCGGCCAGATTTTGAGGTTGTCGGCGAAGTCAGGGGCCAGGAAGCCCAGTATTTGTTCCAGAGTGCTGCTACAGGACATGGCGGATTGACTTCATTTCATGCATCTGGAGCCGAATCAGCTCTGAACCGGCTGTCTTCTGAGCCGATAAACATCAAGACAGGACAGCACATGTTACTCTGGTATATACTACACATGACAAGACTGAGAGATCAGAATGGAAATTTTGTAAGGAAGGTAATAAGTATAAAGGAGGTACTTTCCAAGAGCAACTCCATATCATTTAACGAGATTTTTTCATACGATAGGAAAACTGGTTTGTATGATACCAGAAATATTGCGCATCTGCTTGAGAAGAGTGTCAAGGTTTACGATGCAGCCAAGATTTTGAACGTAGAACCGGAGGAAGACCTACAGAGTAGGATCTCATTTTTAACAAGGCTCAAACATGCTCAGACATCAAATAACAATGCCTGTCTTGACATATCACAATACTATTCCAAATAA
- a CDS encoding transcription factor, translated as MVESYEDPFVRISAMIGGDEYLKVARALLKAEDATDEEIASSTGLRINMVRKVLYDLFGKALITGIRVKDERKGWFVYRWRSRKDEVENFIENQKKKIAERLQQRLDYENSSQFYHCGNEDCPRITFETALEMFFKCPRCGQVVNLKKNDKLKKALESKITEIRNDMRRQL; from the coding sequence ATGGTTGAATCGTACGAGGATCCGTTTGTAAGAATCTCTGCCATGATCGGCGGGGATGAATACCTCAAAGTTGCACGTGCCCTGCTAAAGGCAGAAGATGCAACAGATGAAGAAATTGCCAGTTCCACAGGACTTAGAATAAACATGGTAAGAAAAGTGCTCTATGATCTTTTTGGCAAGGCACTCATTACAGGAATCAGGGTAAAGGATGAGAGAAAGGGCTGGTTCGTTTACAGGTGGCGCTCAAGGAAGGACGAGGTAGAAAATTTTATTGAAAACCAGAAAAAAAAGATTGCCGAGAGACTGCAGCAGAGACTTGATTATGAGAATTCATCACAGTTTTACCATTGTGGAAATGAAGACTGTCCAAGGATCACATTCGAGACAGCTCTGGAAATGTTCTTCAAGTGCCCAAGGTGCGGCCAAGTTGTCAACCTAAAGAAAAACGACAAGCTCAAAAAGGCTCTAGAGTCAAAAATAACTGAAATTAGAAATGATATGCGACGTCAGCTATAA
- the ribH gene encoding 6,7-dimethyl-8-ribityllumazine synthase: MNVAIVTAEFNEEITSRMLEVASEKAKSLNLNIKYSCKVPGAYDMPIVVDALLQRKDVDGVITLGAIIKGQTKHDEVIAQSTARSLTELSVKYQKPVSLGISGPGMQERHAYARIRPVAERAVEAVLKLSKELEKIR; encoded by the coding sequence ATGAATGTTGCAATAGTCACGGCGGAATTCAATGAAGAGATAACATCCCGAATGCTTGAGGTCGCATCTGAGAAGGCAAAATCGCTAAATCTTAACATCAAATATTCCTGCAAGGTGCCAGGCGCCTATGATATGCCAATAGTGGTGGATGCGTTACTGCAAAGAAAGGATGTTGACGGGGTCATCACGCTTGGCGCAATAATAAAGGGACAGACAAAGCACGACGAGGTAATTGCTCAATCGACTGCAAGGTCGCTCACAGAACTTTCAGTAAAATATCAAAAACCAGTATCGCTTGGAATATCCGGCCCTGGAATGCAGGAACGACACGCATATGCCAGAATACGCCCAGTTGCTGAAAGGGCGGTGGAGGCCGTACTAAAACTATCAAAAGAGCTTGAAAAAATACGATGA
- a CDS encoding 2,5-diamino-6-(ribosylamino)-4(3H)-pyrimidinone 5'-phosphate reductase yields the protein MERSRPFVIMSAAMSIDGKIATKNGDSKLSSKQDLVRLHRMRANVDAILVGKNTVEVDDPLLTVRYTKGKNPVRIILDSKAQIKPRSKILKTAHIIPTIIAVSKNAPKKNLARLDKYPVEVMVIGDNKIDLRKLLVVLKKRGIKTVLAEGGGTMNWEMVNRRLVDRLVITVTPYLVGGADAITLVEGTGFAKIQNAVKLKLRNVSRQKNELVLYYS from the coding sequence ATGGAAAGATCTAGACCGTTTGTAATAATGAGTGCAGCGATGAGCATTGACGGCAAAATTGCCACAAAAAACGGTGACTCTAAACTATCTTCAAAACAGGACCTTGTGCGTCTGCACAGGATGAGGGCTAATGTGGATGCCATACTTGTTGGAAAGAACACTGTGGAAGTAGATGATCCGCTACTGACAGTAAGGTACACAAAAGGCAAAAATCCGGTACGAATAATACTTGATTCCAAAGCTCAGATAAAGCCCAGATCAAAAATTCTCAAAACCGCACATATAATACCAACAATAATTGCCGTCTCCAAGAATGCCCCAAAAAAGAATCTTGCACGACTTGACAAGTATCCTGTGGAGGTGATGGTGATTGGTGATAATAAGATAGATCTGCGGAAGCTTCTTGTCGTACTAAAAAAACGTGGAATCAAAACAGTGCTTGCAGAAGGTGGTGGCACAATGAATTGGGAGATGGTGAACAGGCGCTTGGTAGATAGACTGGTAATAACTGTAACACCATATCTTGTAGGTGGTGCAGATGCAATAACCCTTGTAGAGGGTACGGGTTTTGCAAAAATACAAAATGCTGTGAAATTGAAATTGCGTAATGTGTCTAGGCAGAAAAACGAATTGGTTCTGTATTATAGCTGA
- the ribB gene encoding 3,4-dihydroxy-2-butanone-4-phosphate synthase, giving the protein MSIDDAITSLRQGEFILLYDSGGRENEVDMVVAAQFVTPEHISRMRQNAGGLICLAINDSFAQKLNLRYMHDILSRSSDIDTDSKQMIMGTAPYGDHPTFSISINHKKTFTGITDLDRALTIKELAKLYNSNEPKKEFTSTFKTPGHVPLLLASNGLLASRQGHTEMSVYLAEISKLIPVTAICEMMDSQTYSALTVDKARKFAKENAIPFIDGKELLEFSKVH; this is encoded by the coding sequence ATGAGCATCGATGATGCAATAACCTCGCTAAGGCAGGGTGAATTCATCTTACTATATGACTCGGGAGGGAGGGAAAACGAGGTGGATATGGTGGTGGCTGCTCAATTCGTAACGCCAGAACACATATCAAGAATGAGGCAGAATGCGGGTGGTCTTATCTGTCTTGCAATAAACGATTCTTTTGCACAAAAGCTAAATCTGCGGTACATGCATGATATACTATCCCGCTCATCGGACATCGATACTGACTCCAAGCAGATGATAATGGGAACTGCACCATACGGAGATCATCCGACGTTTTCGATATCTATTAATCACAAAAAGACGTTCACCGGAATAACTGATCTTGACAGGGCACTTACAATAAAAGAACTTGCCAAGTTGTACAATTCAAACGAGCCCAAAAAAGAGTTTACATCTACTTTCAAAACGCCGGGACATGTTCCATTATTGCTTGCATCAAACGGGCTTTTGGCAAGCAGACAAGGACACACTGAAATGTCAGTATATCTGGCAGAAATATCCAAGCTCATACCGGTAACTGCAATTTGTGAGATGATGGATTCTCAAACATACTCTGCACTTACAGTTGACAAGGCCCGTAAGTTTGCCAAGGAAAATGCAATTCCATTTATAGATGGCAAGGAATTGTTAGAGTTCTCAAAGGTGCACTAG
- a CDS encoding riboflavin synthase, which translates to MFTGIVEGTGRILGIKKNTDRRSAVKLTVDLGRNAKGLKIGQSVAINGVCLTVTGISKSKCDFEMIDETTKKTDLGNLKVGGIVNIERSLKVGDRMEGHFVLGHVDGVGTITKIEKRPKEIKIWFEIPKHLSRFIVQKGSIAIDGISLTVVDVKKNLASVCLIPHTVEVTNFQIRKIGDKVNIETDILGKYLLKQE; encoded by the coding sequence TTGTTCACTGGTATAGTTGAGGGAACTGGTAGGATACTTGGTATAAAAAAAAATACCGACCGCAGAAGTGCAGTAAAGCTGACAGTAGATCTTGGTAGAAATGCAAAAGGACTAAAAATAGGACAAAGCGTTGCCATAAACGGCGTATGCCTTACTGTGACGGGAATCTCAAAATCAAAATGCGATTTTGAGATGATTGATGAGACAACAAAAAAAACCGATCTTGGAAACCTAAAGGTTGGGGGTATAGTGAATATTGAGCGCAGCTTGAAAGTGGGAGACAGGATGGAAGGACACTTTGTCCTGGGCCACGTGGATGGAGTTGGAACTATAACAAAAATAGAGAAAAGACCAAAGGAAATAAAGATCTGGTTTGAGATCCCAAAACACCTAAGCCGGTTCATTGTACAAAAAGGCTCAATAGCAATTGATGGAATCAGCCTCACCGTGGTTGATGTGAAAAAAAATCTTGCATCGGTATGTCTTATCCCACATACTGTGGAGGTAACTAACTTTCAGATACGAAAGATAGGCGACAAAGTTAATATTGAAACCGACATCCTTGGCAAATATCTTCTAAAACAGGAATAA
- a CDS encoding tRNA (cytidine(56)-2'-O)-methyltransferase, whose translation MMIEVLRIGQRLVRDDRVTTHVALVSRAFGASRIYMNEVNPEIKETIYKVNKTWGGKFKIEFIEDWRKLLKSKKKESVKIVHLTMYGEGINHIQKKLADEKEILIVVGAEKVPREVYDYADYNVAVGNQPHSEISALAIVLDRIQQGRQFDVKYDNARLEIIPSEKGKNVRDKSD comes from the coding sequence TTGATGATTGAGGTTTTAAGGATAGGTCAAAGGCTTGTTCGTGATGACAGGGTCACTACTCACGTGGCGCTTGTATCGCGCGCATTTGGGGCATCAAGAATCTATATGAACGAGGTCAACCCTGAAATCAAGGAGACCATATACAAAGTAAACAAAACATGGGGAGGCAAGTTTAAGATAGAGTTTATCGAGGACTGGAGAAAGCTTCTCAAGTCAAAAAAGAAGGAATCTGTCAAGATAGTGCACCTTACCATGTACGGGGAGGGCATCAATCACATACAGAAAAAACTTGCCGACGAAAAAGAAATACTAATTGTTGTAGGCGCAGAGAAGGTTCCACGTGAAGTGTACGATTATGCAGACTATAATGTTGCAGTGGGAAACCAGCCGCACTCGGAAATCTCCGCCCTAGCAATTGTTTTGGACCGCATACAACAGGGAAGGCAGTTTGACGTCAAGTACGATAACGCGCGACTTGAAATCATACCCTCAGAGAAGGGCAAAAATGTGCGGGATAAAAGCGATTGA
- a CDS encoding type II secretion system F family protein: MLTGLTVDRASIKLRIQTTFAFTRSILTKYVGNGQMKIRVSANNKIISFTKPVLKHRLLSLIQKKLGQQIENKIAVSGRAQNPRILAQKSLSYALVSLLISVPLSAFLGFSLSPALFFLVATPIIWCIYPILKLRFVVFDRRLAIDDELAFFTLYASVMQSVGQYLYQSIADVIGREIFPGIEKEAKMLWRNIQLFGIDQQSALNIHAMTHPNQHFKNLLLGYVSISKSGGDLGAYMEAKAGEFFRKTLFKHSAYRSSANIIGELMLILLTILPTLILTSSFLLEDGSIMTMMGLSFVVIPVLTLSIILTINFSQPKHYDDVPFDPRSVIAGIITTIILLTVEYPIWFVIGAGMAAASACNFLLCVRQIRQISLADAALPDFFRDITEYSKIGIPIQNAIIKISEGRTYNRYFDELLRKIASSLKYGRDLSDVLQSTAVRSWIVRTSFFILGKIASSGGGTAQILEQLTAFSSDVHQTKKDTRASVSIISYFALTSPLLMSYTSGEMLRILQKIDLRMSPLMQNSFSIQYALVGSELTDMIGLLIVISGTSLGLVVSKLVHFTVKHTLLLLVSLIISIISVVIYPHLPSLIQT, from the coding sequence GTGCTTACGGGACTCACAGTAGACAGAGCGTCAATCAAACTAAGAATCCAAACTACATTTGCATTTACAAGATCTATTCTGACAAAATATGTAGGCAACGGACAGATGAAGATAAGAGTTAGCGCAAACAACAAAATCATTAGTTTTACAAAACCAGTGCTAAAGCATAGATTGTTGTCTCTTATACAAAAAAAACTTGGTCAACAAATAGAGAACAAAATAGCAGTATCAGGACGAGCTCAAAATCCAAGAATCCTTGCACAAAAAAGTCTCTCGTACGCACTAGTTTCTCTTTTAATATCCGTGCCGTTGTCAGCATTTTTGGGATTTTCTCTCAGTCCTGCCCTGTTTTTTCTTGTAGCCACGCCTATTATATGGTGCATCTATCCGATACTGAAACTAAGATTTGTTGTATTTGACCGTAGACTTGCAATAGATGATGAGCTTGCATTTTTCACACTATATGCTAGCGTTATGCAATCAGTTGGACAATATCTTTACCAGTCAATTGCAGACGTGATAGGCAGAGAAATATTTCCCGGCATAGAGAAGGAGGCAAAAATGCTGTGGAGAAACATACAGCTTTTTGGAATTGATCAACAAAGTGCGCTTAACATACACGCCATGACTCATCCTAATCAACATTTTAAGAATCTATTACTCGGATATGTCTCAATCAGCAAGAGTGGAGGAGATCTAGGAGCATATATGGAAGCAAAAGCTGGGGAGTTTTTTCGTAAAACACTATTCAAACATTCTGCATATCGTTCCAGCGCAAACATAATTGGTGAGTTGATGTTGATTCTTCTTACAATACTTCCGACTCTAATACTGACATCCTCATTTCTTCTTGAAGACGGCTCAATCATGACTATGATGGGACTGTCATTTGTTGTGATTCCAGTGCTCACATTATCTATTATTCTGACTATAAACTTCTCTCAACCAAAGCATTATGATGACGTACCGTTTGATCCTCGTTCAGTAATCGCAGGAATAATTACAACAATCATCTTGTTGACAGTAGAATATCCAATCTGGTTTGTGATTGGAGCAGGTATGGCTGCAGCCTCTGCATGTAACTTTCTGTTATGTGTTAGACAAATTAGACAAATATCGCTTGCCGACGCTGCACTCCCTGATTTTTTCAGAGATATTACTGAATATAGTAAAATTGGAATTCCGATTCAGAACGCAATAATAAAGATCTCAGAAGGGCGAACATACAATCGATATTTTGATGAACTTCTCAGAAAAATAGCCTCTTCCCTAAAGTATGGACGCGATCTTTCAGACGTGCTTCAATCAACAGCCGTGCGTTCCTGGATTGTAAGGACATCATTTTTCATTCTGGGCAAAATCGCAAGTAGCGGCGGCGGCACAGCTCAGATTCTAGAGCAATTAACCGCCTTTTCATCAGACGTGCATCAAACAAAAAAGGACACTCGGGCAAGTGTCAGCATAATTTCGTATTTTGCTCTGACAAGTCCACTTTTAATGTCCTATACCTCGGGGGAAATGTTAAGAATTTTACAAAAAATCGATCTCAGAATGAGTCCACTGATGCAGAATTCATTTAGCATTCAGTATGCACTTGTAGGAAGTGAGCTTACTGATATGATTGGACTTCTTATCGTCATATCGGGAACAAGTTTAGGCCTAGTTGTTTCAAAACTAGTTCATTTTACGGTAAAGCATACGCTACTTCTTCTAGTATCTTTGATAATTTCTATTATTTCAGTAGTGATCTACCCACATCTTCCATCACTGATTCAAACGTAG
- a CDS encoding VirB4 family type IV secretion system protein, giving the protein MQKKTNQKLEFVYEIKPTNFSTLPDDKKIVALGRFFNIISSIQKPVRILMIKEPLTLEMGTDMRTLQIPRTYLVSEEPLEQFLQQTGLEYSVATNKPKWDIQEERLSFLKLKDGSLAKCYTLYGIPATLSAAWAHQLLAYVDLVSIRMRPIENHRAISSINRIVGLITASTAKNPAAHYKYEKGMDLLQALARQETRLFKCSLVIMIRAQHSFALKLADKNFKNATRSTLSSFEATPTMQMGMLENGIGKQLYFELGSCAIFYPFVSADMIEIPNGVALGINMNTLAPVIFDYSQRDNYNILLLATSGAGKSVTAKTILARLIKKYPTSHVFVVDPNGEYEIVADFLQIQVIRATEEKELGLDPFNLFKPDDAAEIIGDISKADNVVRKEFRAKAQGCKSIIDLYEKVDKLAQSYLKDLVTGSLHEVLSGESKLEDRAVISLRGTSGEERISMLLLLALGKIWKKINSLPVAVPKILLIDEGWMLFNMSSAGKFLDMIARMGRKFNVIFIFITQRPEDVIENQYGRAIAENAATKIFLQNTEQASEKIKKAMDLSEQEADMLKTLSRGQCLFLTKDYRLRVQITPSDDELKVFSTTPMDK; this is encoded by the coding sequence TTGCAAAAAAAGACAAATCAAAAACTAGAATTTGTCTATGAAATCAAGCCTACAAACTTTAGCACTCTACCTGACGATAAAAAAATTGTTGCACTAGGCAGGTTTTTCAACATAATCTCATCTATTCAAAAACCGGTCCGAATATTGATGATAAAAGAACCTCTGACACTGGAAATGGGAACAGATATGAGGACACTACAAATTCCAAGAACCTACCTTGTATCAGAGGAACCACTGGAACAGTTTCTGCAACAAACAGGATTAGAGTATTCTGTGGCTACGAACAAACCTAAATGGGACATACAGGAAGAACGGCTATCTTTTCTAAAATTAAAAGACGGTAGTCTGGCAAAATGCTATACATTGTATGGGATTCCTGCCACACTTTCAGCAGCATGGGCTCATCAGCTACTCGCATACGTAGACTTGGTGTCAATAAGAATGAGGCCAATTGAGAATCATAGGGCAATATCATCAATTAACAGAATCGTGGGATTGATAACCGCGAGCACGGCAAAAAACCCAGCTGCGCACTATAAATATGAAAAGGGAATGGATCTGCTGCAAGCACTCGCAAGGCAAGAGACAAGATTATTCAAATGCTCGCTTGTAATAATGATACGAGCGCAGCATTCATTTGCATTGAAACTGGCCGACAAGAACTTCAAAAATGCCACAAGATCAACCTTGTCATCATTTGAAGCTACACCGACAATGCAGATGGGAATGCTTGAGAATGGGATTGGAAAGCAGCTCTACTTTGAGCTTGGCTCTTGCGCCATATTCTATCCCTTTGTCTCAGCTGACATGATTGAGATACCGAACGGTGTTGCTCTTGGAATAAACATGAACACACTTGCCCCAGTCATCTTTGACTACTCACAAAGGGACAACTACAATATACTGCTGCTCGCAACCTCAGGTGCAGGTAAATCCGTTACGGCAAAAACAATACTTGCCCGACTGATAAAAAAATATCCAACATCTCACGTCTTTGTGGTCGATCCTAATGGTGAGTATGAAATAGTGGCAGACTTTCTTCAAATACAAGTAATCAGGGCCACCGAAGAGAAAGAACTTGGCCTTGATCCATTCAATCTTTTCAAACCTGATGATGCGGCGGAAATAATTGGTGATATATCAAAGGCAGATAATGTAGTGAGAAAGGAATTTCGAGCCAAAGCTCAGGGATGTAAATCGATAATAGACCTGTACGAGAAAGTTGACAAGCTGGCGCAAAGCTATCTTAAGGATCTGGTGACTGGCTCCCTTCACGAAGTTCTCAGTGGAGAGTCCAAGCTTGAGGACAGAGCAGTGATCTCGCTACGTGGCACTTCTGGAGAGGAAAGAATTTCCATGTTGTTGCTTTTAGCTCTTGGCAAGATCTGGAAAAAGATAAACTCGTTACCTGTAGCAGTGCCAAAAATACTACTAATTGACGAGGGTTGGATGTTGTTTAACATGTCAAGCGCTGGCAAGTTTCTAGATATGATAGCACGCATGGGTAGAAAGTTTAACGTAATTTTCATATTTATCACGCAAAGACCGGAAGATGTCATCGAAAACCAGTATGGCAGGGCCATCGCGGAAAATGCTGCTACAAAAATATTCCTGCAAAATACGGAACAGGCATCGGAGAAGATCAAAAAGGCAATGGATTTGTCCGAGCAAGAAGCTGACATGCTAAAAACGCTCTCAAGAGGACAGTGTCTTTTTTTAACAAAAGATTATCGCCTTAGAGTCCAGATAACGCCATCAGACGACGAGCTTAAAGTGTTTTCAACTACACCTATGGACAAGTGA
- a CDS encoding GTP cyclohydrolase IIa, protein MIQITIIKITEYGPWTLTLGSDREHELQMLQAELYKEIQKLFSEKNCIVFSNRFDEFFVVTNGLSLQDHIEIQKKMQQVSSLKLAMSIGYAETPFEANLKAYEGKKTPVILDSNHTIYGFINGKSDFVTIMHLDVENLTMRRKIESPYEISSIIFKLYSRMSEFFLQKKSLTFFMGGDNFMVVSAGKHKENAKEFLDIAKKEFGITLNCGIGTGRTAREAVKLATNSLDTIRKIRDSEKPKPEIYEMSCF, encoded by the coding sequence ATGATCCAGATAACTATAATCAAGATAACCGAATACGGACCGTGGACGCTCACACTAGGCAGCGACAGGGAACATGAACTACAAATGCTGCAAGCAGAACTTTACAAGGAAATCCAAAAGCTGTTCTCTGAGAAAAACTGCATCGTATTCTCAAACAGATTTGACGAATTCTTTGTAGTTACAAACGGACTTTCCTTGCAGGATCACATCGAAATACAAAAAAAGATGCAGCAGGTATCCAGTCTTAAGCTAGCAATGTCAATAGGATATGCTGAGACACCTTTTGAGGCCAATCTTAAAGCATACGAGGGAAAAAAGACGCCCGTGATCTTGGACAGTAACCACACAATATACGGATTTATCAACGGCAAGTCGGACTTTGTCACAATAATGCATCTTGATGTGGAGAACCTGACGATGAGACGTAAGATAGAGTCCCCATATGAGATATCGTCAATCATTTTCAAGCTGTACTCTAGAATGTCAGAGTTTTTTCTGCAGAAAAAATCACTTACCTTCTTTATGGGAGGCGATAACTTTATGGTAGTCTCGGCAGGAAAACATAAGGAAAACGCAAAAGAGTTTTTAGATATTGCAAAAAAGGAATTTGGAATCACGCTCAACTGCGGGATAGGAACAGGCAGAACTGCAAGAGAGGCAGTAAAGCTTGCAACAAACTCGCTTGACACAATACGCAAAATAAGGGACTCTGAGAAGCCTAAACCGGAAATTTACGAAATGTCATGCTTTTAA
- a CDS encoding amidohydrolase family protein has translation MLLKNISILYGKDLKYVPSASIQITNQKFGKMTSSVSGGKAVDCEGLLLVPGFVNMHTHIGDSIAKDAVLSGTVDSKIHPIFGAKQRILKNSMPEHLASFMKNTCYSMLKKGITTFVDFREGGLEGVHLIKKALSTMPIRSVVLGRLEYYQDKDQIRKNTPLRTNDKKTLTKILRHCDGLGVSGANENSDSVLQYYSKTGKIRAIHSSETTQSVRVSKMVTGRSETERALAIKPHFLVHMTFASNSDLALAAKKTRGIVICPRANAALAEGIPDFMKMRNAGCTVAIGTDNVMVNSPDMLKEMDYLWKVTMGTHRTGVDPKEILKMATVNGGIILGKKIGSVEEGYLADGFFIDKHAVDLEPIHNPHASLVHRVTEHAIRAVMIGGQIVHGKI, from the coding sequence ATGCTTTTAAAAAATATCAGCATACTTTATGGAAAAGACCTGAAATACGTGCCGTCTGCAAGCATACAAATCACAAATCAAAAATTTGGAAAGATGACCTCGTCCGTTTCCGGAGGCAAGGCAGTTGATTGCGAAGGATTACTACTTGTACCGGGATTTGTAAACATGCACACTCACATAGGTGACTCAATAGCAAAAGACGCAGTATTAAGTGGGACGGTGGACAGTAAAATACACCCAATTTTTGGCGCAAAACAGCGAATACTCAAGAACTCTATGCCTGAACACCTTGCAAGCTTTATGAAAAACACGTGTTATTCCATGTTGAAAAAAGGAATCACAACGTTTGTCGATTTCCGGGAAGGTGGTCTTGAAGGAGTCCACCTGATCAAAAAAGCGCTCTCTACAATGCCAATTAGATCTGTCGTGCTTGGGAGACTAGAATACTATCAGGACAAAGATCAGATAAGAAAAAACACTCCGCTAAGAACAAATGACAAGAAAACACTTACAAAAATACTCCGGCATTGTGACGGCCTCGGTGTCAGCGGAGCAAACGAGAATAGCGATTCTGTTCTACAATATTACTCAAAAACAGGAAAAATTCGCGCCATACACAGCTCAGAAACAACTCAAAGCGTACGAGTTTCCAAAATGGTGACTGGACGCTCCGAAACAGAAAGAGCACTTGCTATAAAACCTCACTTTCTGGTACATATGACATTCGCATCGAATTCGGATCTGGCTCTTGCGGCAAAAAAGACACGCGGAATAGTAATATGCCCTCGTGCAAATGCGGCACTTGCAGAGGGCATACCGGATTTTATGAAAATGAGGAACGCTGGCTGCACCGTGGCAATAGGCACCGACAACGTAATGGTAAATTCGCCTGACATGCTCAAGGAAATGGATTATCTGTGGAAGGTGACCATGGGGACACATAGAACTGGAGTGGATCCAAAAGAAATACTAAAAATGGCAACGGTGAACGGCGGGATTATACTTGGAAAAAAAATCGGCTCTGTTGAAGAGGGATATCTGGCAGACGGATTTTTCATTGACAAACATGCAGTTGACCTTGAGCCGATTCACAACCCACACGCATCTCTAGTGCACAGGGTTACAGAGCACGCAATACGTGCAGTAATGATTGGGGGCCAAATAGTGCATGGAAAGATCTAG